Part of the Paenibacillus sp. YPG26 genome, TTACAAATTGCTTATTGGGAGCGTGGTCCCCAGGCCGATTGCACTGGTCACTACGCTTACAGAGAAGGGAATACTGAACGCGGCCCCGTTCAGCTATTTCTCTATCGTCTCCAGCAGCCCGCCTTTGTTGTCCGTGTCGGTCCAGCGCAAGGACGGCCAGATGAAAGATACGGCCCGGAATGCAATCCGGCAGGGTGAGCTGGTCATCCACATTGTAGATGAAGCCAACGTGGAGGCCGCTAATCAAGCGGCGGCCAGCCTGCCGCCTGATGATAGTGAAGTTACCGCGGCTGGGCTAACCCCGGTGCCTAGTGAAGCTATCCATGTCCCGGGCATTGCTGAAGCAAAGGTTAGAATGGAATGTGTGCTGGAGCATGCATTCGAGCTGGGAGGTACCCCGGAGGCACCTGGCTGTGATCTGCTCATTGCCCGTGTGGTTCGCTTTCAGGTTGCGGAGGAGATCATTCACAGCGGAAGAATTGATGCCGGGAAGCTGGCACCCGTTAGCCGGATGGCGGGGGACACTTACTCCTCATTAGGGCAGTTGTTCCCACTAGAGCGGCCGCAGTAACTACACG contains:
- a CDS encoding flavin reductase family protein, coding for MISIDPALQEDRDNYKLLIGSVVPRPIALVTTLTEKGILNAAPFSYFSIVSSSPPLLSVSVQRKDGQMKDTARNAIRQGELVIHIVDEANVEAANQAAASLPPDDSEVTAAGLTPVPSEAIHVPGIAEAKVRMECVLEHAFELGGTPEAPGCDLLIARVVRFQVAEEIIHSGRIDAGKLAPVSRMAGDTYSSLGQLFPLERPQ